The nucleotide sequence TCTAGACAAGACGCTGTCTCTCTTCTACGTCTCAAGTCCCGGTACTTCGTCCCATCCTTCATCCTCTCCTGTATCGTCTCCATAGCCGTCATCACATCAACTTCCTTCTCACACCAGGGCCTGAACCCATCTCTGAAATCTTCATTTGCTTCGGTGAAGTCCTCGTGGATGCGAGTAACAGCGACTTCCATTGTAGTCTACGGTCTGCTCTTCCTCTACTCACCGGTTCCCATGTTTCTGTCAGCTATCTTCGGTTACACACCCACACTGCGTCACCTCATCACATTTCTCAGTTTAGGTATTGAGGTATACATTATTGCTATAACAGGGCTTGGGCTTGTGGTCTCTGTGGTAGAAGAAAGATACGGTTTTGACGCGGTTAAGGAAGGAACGGGGTTGATGAAAGGGAGGAGGATAACGGGGTTGGCTTTGGCGGGTGTGTTTGTGTTTCTATCGAGTTGGATTGGTCATGGGATGGAGAAGCTGGCGAAGGAGCTGGATGTAGACTCGAGCTCGGGGTCGTGGTGGAGGTCTGTGGTTCTGTCCGGTGGGTGGGATGGGTGGAAACTGGTGTGTATGTATGGGGCAGAGGTGGTGCTGAGTTATGTTGTAGTCACTGTTTTTTACTGTGAGTGTAGGAAACGTCATGGGAACAGTGATTCAGATGTTGCTGATGAAGAGGGTCTTGCTATTTAAGTTTAGCTGCAacacttttcttctttttgttaattctcTTGTGAATTTGTgatatacatttttgttttcccaAATCTGATTTATTCATTGCATTTTATAAGCAAAAAAGTTGGAAGGTTCTTTGGATTTTGTTAGTGTCATCTGCAATTCTGCATAATAGAATCAAATGATCTATTCAGTTCCTAATGTCTATTCTCTAGTTCATcctgagaaaaaaaagaatcaagagTTATAGCAAAGCTTTTTACCCGCATTGGCTTCTTGCTTCTCCCAATCTCTCTGTCACTGTCCTCATACTGTTGGTTGCACTCATTTTGAGAGCTCGTACCATGACAATCCTTAGATGCAGAGACATTCAACACTCAAAGAGTGATGCTCTGATCCTTTGAAGTAAAGACACGTTTGCTTGTAATAGCCAAGGAAATACATGTGGCTTCTTGCTTCTCCAATTTCTCTGTCACTGTCCTCATACTGTTGGTTGAACTCAGTTTGAGAGCTCGTACCATTACCATCCTTAGATGCAGAGACATTCAACACTCAAAGAGTGATGCTCTGATCCTTTGAAGTAAAGACACGTTTGCTTGTAATGGCGAAGGAAATACATGTGGCAGGAATAAGTACTGATATGACATTCAAACATGAGTTCCAAATCATTGTACTGCCGTGACAACTATAGTCTGAAACTCTACCCTtctttacttgtttaaaattacATTTGAGTCCTCTCTGCAATTAAACAAACTTAAAACGTTACTAAATTTGCATGTCATGCAAGGTGCGGTGTGGACTGGAGTAAAAAGAAGTAAAATTCAAGTTACTATTTTACTTTACATTTGTAATATTAGTGTATTGTTTGGTCTACTGCGTCAGCAACCACCGAAGGATGCAATTGCGTTTGCTGCTGCTGCTTAAGGACCCTTTGTGTTCTAAGGGTTTCATGAACTGAATGGAAGAAGTCGTGCTTCAGAGCATCCTCCGCGCTGATTCGTAGCCTTGGGTTAACGGTCACACACTTATCAACAAGGTCTAGGAGCGACCGTGGAATCGTGTCTAGGAAGTCTCTGCGTTTTGTGTTGAGTTCGCACCATTTTCTCAACTCCATCCCTTTCAAGTACCTTGATTCATATAATTCCTGGAAAAgaaataaacacacaaaatttcaTATCTCATCATCTCTTGCGATCGTCATCTATATATACAGTGTATCAAATAACGTAATACAAACGTTTAAGATTTTATCAGGATGTGAGACTGCGATTGAAGCATAGAACGCAAAATGAATCCAAATGAATAAAACAGAACATGTGTATAGCCATATCGACCTTCTCTTTCTCTAGACTTATTAATAAGACGACTTAATTGCGCAATCTTGAGGACAAGTTTCTCTAAAATTAAGAGCAGAACATGTTTATAGCCATATTGACCTTCTCTTTCTCTAGACTTAAGAGCAGAGCATGGTATAGATGAAAAAGTGTAGAAGGGTGATAAGATGCGGTTATTACCTCAGGGAAAGAAGATTCACGGTTGTGCAGCTTGGCAACTTCCCATAATTCTTCACTGCCTCGTAGTTTTGCAATATCCTTTATGTTCCTGAGAATTACGAGGGCTTTGTAAGAAGgctagaaagtaaaaaaaatgaatggaaTGAAGTGATAGCAAATTCAGTCAAGAATAAATATTAACTGTTCAGGGTCACCAGTGAAAGGTGCTCTTCCCATCATTAGATATAACAAAGTTACTCCTGCAGACCACACGTCTATCTTAGGTCCTTGGTGCAACGATCTTAAGCAAACCTGCACAAGCCAATTCAGCCAAGAATAGACCCAAAGAATTAGCTTACCCATCTTAGATGTTCGAATGAGTAGCTCAGGCCTGCATTTTTAGTTCTCAGCGCCCAATATTCATATATGGTATTAACTAGCAACTTAAAAGCCTGAACCCACTTGCATTCTTCGACATATAAGCAAAGCTTTAGCGGAAGTCAGAGATAGTAACAGTTAACGTACCTCTGGAGCACGGAAGCCTTTGGTTCCTGAGCAAGGACCGTCTTTCTTTTTAATTACATCCCCTAGTAAAGTCAGCAATTTTTTATTACggtttaaattaatctaatcaaAACGAGAGTTAACGATTACACAAGAAATATACCTGCTTCAGGCCTACCGTTAGAGCGCAGCGGCATTGGGGTCAGATAAACAAGCCCATCATCTTTCTCTGGAAGAGCAGCGACACGTTTTCTCATAGACGTAGGAGCTTTGGATGATACGTCATGGTTTGGAACTGGACCAGACATTGTCTCCTGCAGAAAGTTTAAAAGCTCTTTCCGTCCATGGCATGGCAAAGGCTCTCTCTTCTTTTCACCTGAAGGGTGGTTCCTTGTGCTGGTCACATCTTTGGCTGAAGTTAAGCCAGATCCTTCTCCCCCTTGGCTGTTGAATCTCTCCCATCTGCTCATGTCATTCCGAGATCTTATCTTTCCCGCTGCTTTCTTCAGGCTATTGGGCGCTAGAGTTTTCTGAGAAGATTTGTTGGTCACTCGGTTTGTTGTTTCAGGAGCGTTAATCAATGTCTGATGCCTCTTGCTGACAGTTGGGAGAGCTGTAGCAGCTTTTGATTTATCTACAAAACATATAAGAGCTAGCTTTAGTTTCCATTTGTTTGCATAATTAAAGACAAATGCATGAGGGGAGAAGTTTACCGGCTCTCCTGTGCTTCTGGTGTAAATCCTGATGAAGCCACAAACGAAAATGAGATTAATATCAGAGGGTGGGatcataaaaaaatgtttgcgTTAGCCAAGCTTTTCAGTGTCTCTGTTGGACACTAACCTCAGTATCAATTGAACAGGTTGGTAAcctcaaattatattatatgaaacACTAACCAATAGCTGTTGCTAGAAAGTATTGATAAGAGAAGGGTGACATCGAATTGCTTACCATGGCGAGGTTAAAGTCAATGAGATAACCTTCTCTGCTCTTCCTAGAGAAAAGGAAGTTGCCTGGCTTAACATCCCTGTGAACAACACCCTTCACATTTGCAGAATAAAAACAATAGAATCCGTTAGTAGAGTGATTTAAAAATGAATGCTCAAACATTTAGTCCTAAATCTTCATTACCTGCTTATGAAGACTTGACAGAGCTTTGAACATGCAGTAGCCGTACAGCTGTAGCTGATACACATCTATTTCTCTTTTCAAAAGATCAGGTCTGTCATGTTCAACGTGTTCAAGGATAATGCAATCGGAATCCCCGTTCTTGAGACAgccttcatattttattataaagtttttccCCCTATGTGAACAAACATTTAGGCAATTTCagatattgttaaaaaaataaaggaggATCATAACCAGATCATACTTAGTTACTTACCCGAAACGTTCGAGCGTTCTGATTTCATTATTAATATAGTGTTTTTGAGCACCGGCATGTGGATCTGTGTAAATAATACATAAGACAAGTtttcaaaccaaaaacaaaGTGCTACAATGACAAAATCTAGCAATATATCATTATGTTCACATACATTTAATGGCGAACTCTTTTCCATCAGTTTTCCTCCTTGCCTTATAAACAATCCCGTAGCCACCTACAGTTCAGTTTAGCCAATAACCAACTAAGTTCTTTCAACTTTGAACAGAAGAGGACTATAGATGACATAGTCAGGAAATATTTACCTGAGCCTTCTTCCTCTATAACAGTGTAAGAATCAAAATCTGGAAATGTGTTCTGCTTTGCCTGATCCTAAACAACAAATATGGAGCTATTAATATAGTGCATTATGCTAAAAGTCTGTTGCAGAAGTATTCTATAGAAAAGTGGATTTGCAAAGGCCTAACTCTAGATGAAAGAGACATGTCTACCCAGGGCCGGCTCAAAGATATATTGGGCCTATgggcaaattattttttaatacatatatttatagataaatttaatatttatgggcccttatctttaattttttttaaaagtgggcCCTTTTACTAGTGCTATTTATACGAAAAATGTTTGGGCCCCGGGGCCCACGCCCCTTTGCCCCTATGGCTAAGCCGCCCCTGTGTCTACCTTCTGGTCTTTAGGTTGAATGTAGTTCAGATTCTGTTTTGCCTTCTGAGTAGCTTTACTTTTCCTGGTGTATTTTTTCTCAGGAGAACAGCTATGTCCTTTGCTGTTTCCAGACGATTTGCATAGATCCTGAGCTTTATGTACTAAATAACTATCTTGGTTAACTGTTATAGCCGAAGGCTTCAAAGGCATCTCTTTGACAGGGGTAGTAAAGATCTCTACAGCTTGGTCCTCTTGCTTTAATGGGTTACAACTCAAGGCAAGCTTATCTTCAGTATCCTCCACAATGTACACTGATCTTAACTCATTTTCCGATGGCATGGGTTCAGACTGCACATTGGGAGTTTGTATCTCCCCCTCAGGTAACAAATCCTCGTTGTtatcctcatcttcttcttcgattaAACTTAGGTTGTCAACAATTTGAAAATCTTCAATCTCAAGTTGGTTACCATATCCAACCTCTCCAGGAAATGGCGAATCTGGCTTGATCTCCTCCAAGCAATGCATAGGATCAACATCCACTGGAACATTGGTGAACATCTCGCAACCACTAGACCAAGGACTTTGGTCAAATGCCAGTAGTTCTCCACCTAAACTTATAAGCGAAGCTTGGGTTTCAAAAGCTTTAAGAGTCTCAAGCATGGAACCATTCACAATAGTTGTAATCTCATTAGCTCTGTAA is from Brassica napus cultivar Da-Ae chromosome A1 unlocalized genomic scaffold, Da-Ae chrA01_Random_2, whole genome shotgun sequence and encodes:
- the LOC106425349 gene encoding uncharacterized protein LOC106425349 yields the protein MIEVKRPGSSTRITTTLLDSLMILFRNKHILLPIFAFIAIPLSALHLSLTLTSFRLKNHVFRLEALANVVHTRFEARQIWEESRQDAVSLLRLKSRYFVPSFILSCIVSIAVITSTSFSHQGLNPSLKSSFASVKSSWMRVTATSIVVYGLLFLYSPVPMFLSAIFGYTPTLRHLITFLSLGIEVYIIAITGLGLVVSVVEERYGFDAVKEGTGLMKGRRITGLALAGVFVFLSSWIGHGMEKLAKELDVDSSSGSWWRSVVLSGGWDGWKLVCMYGAEVVLSYVVVTVFYCECRKRHGNSDSDVADEEGLAI
- the LOC106437400 gene encoding probable serine/threonine-protein kinase cdc7, which gives rise to MSEDPSRLGSSTAAGRELIALGLTNSDGDEHLYHQQASELCRHLLHLGHSESVAHLSSRCTHLRASPELVKFLCSIPNSPISLTEDGAFVTLSCEFLSDPASFASSLGMHDLCKKISRFTDSMSPKRKHMRENEEQEELQLMPLPKRSRNNEINASYRANEITTIVNGSMLETLKAFETQASLISLGGELLAFDQSPWSSGCEMFTNVPVDVDPMHCLEEIKPDSPFPGEVGYGNQLEIEDFQIVDNLSLIEEEDEDNNEDLLPEGEIQTPNVQSEPMPSENELRSVYIVEDTEDKLALSCNPLKQEDQAVEIFTTPVKEMPLKPSAITVNQDSYLVHKAQDLCKSSGNSKGHSCSPEKKYTRKSKATQKAKQNLNYIQPKDQKAKQNTFPDFDSYTVIEEEGSGGYGIVYKARRKTDGKEFAIKYPHAGAQKHYINNEIRTLERFGGKNFIIKYEGCLKNGDSDCIILEHVEHDRPDLLKREIDVYQLQLYGYCMFKALSSLHKQGVVHRDVKPGNFLFSRKSREGYLIDFNLAMDLHQKHRRADKSKAATALPTVSKRHQTLINAPETTNRVTNKSSQKTLAPNSLKKAAGKIRSRNDMSRWERFNSQGGEGSGLTSAKDVTSTRNHPSGEKKREPLPCHGRKELLNFLQETMSGPVPNHDVSSKAPTSMRKRVAALPEKDDGLVYLTPMPLRSNGRPEAGDVIKKKDGPCSGTKGFRAPEVCLRSLHQGPKIDVWSAGVTLLYLMMGRAPFTGDPEQNIKDIAKLRGSEELWEVAKLHNRESSFPEELYESRYLKGMELRKWCELNTKRRDFLDTIPRSLLDLVDKCVTVNPRLRISAEDALKHDFFHSVHETLRTQRVLKQQQQTQLHPSVVADAVDQTIH